A region of uncultured Draconibacterium sp. DNA encodes the following proteins:
- a CDS encoding alpha-L-fucosidase, whose translation MNQQLKTIAFILCGIFLHLEGYAQVNADGTIDTGDKYENAKLEYLESPEVVEERLGWWSEARFGMFIHWGLYAQDGCFWKGQDGRSEHMMRNLQIPIAEYEKIAAEFNPEKFNADEWAEIAKNAGMKYMVITSKHHDGFAMFNSPSNDYNIVKQTPWKRDPIKELNEACKKQGIKFGVYYSLGRDWHHPQCNSVDGWRSNVWDFPEEEKKDYSIYFNEKVKPQITELITQYKPAIIWFDTPELITKEQSTELLGLIRKLDPDCIVNQRVGNKLGDYAVREQKIPKGGEPQPWETCMTISKIWGYHKEDHAWKSADSLVHSLVDIASKGGNLLLNVGPTGEGVIRQPSVELLKEMGEWLQVNGEAVYGTTSSPVGKFDWGRCTKRVENGNTTLYFSVFNWPANGKLVIPGITNDVIKSSLIATGKSLETFYSEDGLTIELPKAAPDKLASVIKIEITGTIN comes from the coding sequence ATGAACCAACAACTAAAAACAATTGCATTTATATTATGTGGAATATTTCTGCATTTAGAAGGATATGCACAAGTAAATGCTGACGGCACTATTGATACTGGCGATAAATATGAAAATGCCAAACTGGAATACCTCGAATCGCCTGAAGTGGTGGAAGAACGCCTTGGATGGTGGAGCGAAGCACGTTTTGGTATGTTCATCCACTGGGGACTTTACGCACAGGACGGCTGCTTCTGGAAGGGGCAGGACGGACGTTCAGAGCATATGATGCGTAATCTGCAAATCCCCATTGCTGAATATGAAAAAATAGCTGCAGAATTTAATCCCGAAAAATTTAATGCTGATGAGTGGGCAGAAATTGCCAAAAATGCAGGCATGAAATACATGGTAATTACCTCCAAACACCACGATGGTTTTGCCATGTTCAATAGTCCATCAAACGACTATAATATTGTAAAACAAACACCCTGGAAACGCGACCCAATTAAAGAATTGAACGAAGCCTGTAAAAAGCAGGGGATAAAATTTGGTGTTTATTACTCGTTGGGCCGCGACTGGCATCACCCGCAGTGTAACTCGGTTGACGGCTGGCGAAGCAATGTGTGGGATTTCCCCGAAGAGGAAAAGAAAGATTACTCCATTTATTTCAACGAAAAAGTAAAACCACAGATTACCGAGCTGATCACACAATACAAACCGGCCATTATTTGGTTCGATACACCCGAATTAATTACAAAGGAGCAAAGTACAGAATTGCTGGGTTTAATTCGAAAACTCGATCCTGATTGTATTGTAAATCAACGTGTAGGGAACAAGTTGGGTGATTATGCTGTACGCGAACAAAAAATACCCAAAGGAGGGGAGCCGCAACCCTGGGAAACCTGTATGACCATCAGTAAAATTTGGGGCTACCACAAAGAAGACCATGCCTGGAAATCGGCTGATTCATTGGTGCACAGCCTGGTTGATATTGCCAGCAAAGGCGGTAATCTATTATTAAACGTGGGGCCAACCGGCGAAGGCGTAATCCGTCAACCTTCTGTTGAGCTTTTAAAAGAAATGGGCGAATGGTTACAAGTTAATGGCGAAGCTGTTTATGGAACTACTTCGAGCCCGGTTGGGAAATTTGATTGGGGCCGTTGCACAAAACGAGTGGAAAATGGAAATACTACACTTTATTTTTCGGTGTTTAACTGGCCTGCAAATGGAAAACTAGTTATTCCAGGCATTACAAACGACGTTATTAAATCAAGCCTTATAGCAACGGGTAAATCGCTCGAAACCTTTTATTCAGAAGATGGGTTAACGATAGAATTACCCAAAGCAGCACCTGATAAGCTGGCAAGTGTGATTAAAATTGAAATTACAGGAACAATAAATTAA
- a CDS encoding alpha-L-fucosidase: MKTLLTTLVLFTLLINLGVAQNSSKSKQITDEERMEWWTDARFGMFIHWGIYSVPAGFYKGEPQKNSAEWIMNRGQIPVAEYVRFAELFNPTLFDAKEFVGLAKQAGMKYMVITAKHHDGFSMFDSDCNPFNVVDATPFGRDVMKELADECAKQGIKFGFYYSQAQDWSHPGGMGNNWDKTMQRVSSDAYVMEKALPEVNQLLSDYGDIAIFWWDTPRAMTKEVVDSLYHVTTALQPAIITNDRLGDDYPGDHKTYERHMPKKKPEDKYWELCQPISGSWGYRSDDQNFQSVEALLRNLADASSMGGNYLLNVSPTCLGTLAPTAVERLKAVGAWMKKNSEAIYKTQASPCSRVDWGYITMKKTDGNTKLYLHVFDWEAGKITVPIRNKSAKASLLTNGSKKFKTKAGEEGLTVLLSGDAPDKINSVIVLELADAPDAIEPKPFGQDENGVVAFITESAEFENMQGIGVRYNSSKDCVGSWTNEQERVYWTFSVEKPGKFQVTASTAGPEASEFMVELNGQSKTVKIAATPSYDDFKPLEIGTFEIKEAGSYKIMFKPVLGAWQPINLKEVVMTPLN, encoded by the coding sequence ATGAAAACACTATTAACAACGCTGGTATTATTTACGCTACTCATTAATTTAGGAGTTGCGCAAAATTCTTCAAAGTCAAAACAGATTACCGATGAAGAACGCATGGAATGGTGGACCGACGCCCGTTTCGGGATGTTTATTCACTGGGGAATTTATTCGGTTCCTGCAGGTTTTTACAAAGGCGAACCACAAAAAAACTCTGCCGAATGGATTATGAACCGCGGACAAATCCCCGTGGCCGAATATGTTAGGTTTGCAGAACTATTTAATCCAACTCTATTTGATGCCAAAGAATTTGTAGGCCTGGCAAAACAAGCTGGAATGAAATACATGGTCATCACTGCCAAACACCACGATGGCTTTTCGATGTTTGATTCAGATTGTAACCCATTTAACGTGGTGGATGCCACACCCTTTGGTCGGGATGTAATGAAAGAACTGGCCGATGAATGTGCCAAACAAGGTATTAAGTTTGGGTTTTACTATTCGCAGGCGCAAGACTGGAGCCACCCCGGCGGAATGGGAAACAACTGGGATAAGACCATGCAACGCGTTAGCAGTGACGCTTATGTAATGGAAAAAGCACTTCCGGAGGTAAACCAGCTTTTAAGCGATTATGGTGATATTGCTATTTTTTGGTGGGACACGCCGCGTGCTATGACAAAGGAGGTTGTGGATAGTTTATACCATGTTACCACTGCCTTACAACCTGCAATAATTACCAACGACCGTTTGGGCGATGATTACCCCGGCGACCATAAAACCTACGAGCGCCACATGCCAAAGAAAAAGCCGGAAGACAAATACTGGGAACTTTGCCAGCCTATTAGCGGCAGCTGGGGCTACCGCAGCGACGACCAGAATTTTCAGTCGGTTGAAGCATTGCTGCGCAACCTGGCCGATGCCAGCAGCATGGGCGGGAACTACCTTCTGAATGTAAGCCCAACCTGCCTTGGAACACTGGCTCCAACCGCAGTTGAACGTTTAAAAGCCGTTGGCGCATGGATGAAAAAAAACAGCGAAGCCATTTACAAAACCCAGGCCAGCCCTTGTAGTAGGGTAGATTGGGGCTACATTACCATGAAAAAAACAGATGGTAACACAAAACTTTACCTTCATGTTTTCGATTGGGAAGCCGGAAAAATTACGGTGCCAATCCGCAATAAATCGGCAAAAGCTTCATTGTTAACCAATGGCTCAAAGAAATTTAAAACCAAGGCAGGCGAAGAGGGCTTGACTGTTCTGCTTTCAGGTGATGCTCCCGACAAAATAAACTCGGTTATTGTTTTGGAATTGGCTGATGCACCAGACGCCATTGAACCAAAACCATTTGGACAGGACGAAAATGGCGTGGTAGCTTTTATAACCGAGAGCGCCGAGTTTGAAAATATGCAGGGAATCGGCGTTAGATATAACAGCTCGAAAGATTGCGTAGGAAGCTGGACCAACGAACAGGAAAGAGTATACTGGACCTTCTCCGTTGAAAAACCAGGTAAATTTCAAGTTACCGCATCAACAGCAGGTCCTGAAGCTTCTGAATTTATGGTTGAGCTTAACGGACAAAGTAAAACCGTAAAGATTGCGGCAACTCCAAGTTACGATGATTTCAAGCCTTTGGAAATCGGAACATTTGAAATTAAAGAGGCTGGTTCTTATAAAATTATGTTTAAACCGGTGTTGGGTGCATGGCAGCCAATTAATTTAAAAGAGGTGGTGATGACACCTCTTAATTAA
- a CDS encoding FAD-dependent oxidoreductase, with translation MKKIKLAAIFLAFLVVWACAVKQSNKANHPDVVIYGGTSAAITAAVQLAQMDKNVLIVCPEKHIGGLSASGLGFTDVGDKSVIGGLSREFYHRVYLHYQNDEAWKWQPRSEYGNQGQGTTAINDSMQTMWTFEPHVAENIFEEFVAENNITILRDEWLDRENGVEVIDGKIKSITMLSGKKFEAEIFMDATYEGDLMAAAGVNYHVGREANSVYNETWNGVQKGVFHHGHNFHHQQLNISPYVIPGDPSSGVLPRISTEPPGENGSGDKRIQAYNYRLCTTNAEGNYVPFEKPENYDPAQYELLRRVFRAGRHSMFGGGKIPNGKRDVNNVGPFSSDNIGMNYDYPEASYEERKVILQEHIDYHQGLLYFWCTDESVPENLRLKMRKWGLAKDEFVDNNHWPYQIYVREARRMLGEFVMTDNEILGKKPVDKSIGMGSYAMDSHNTQRYITEEGYVQNEGDLGVEPPAPYQIHLGTIVPKREECKNLLVLTAVSSSHIAFGSIRMEPVFMVLGQSAGVLAGMAMEKGVDLHEVDYHELADQLHAAGQILDISNK, from the coding sequence ATGAAAAAAATAAAATTAGCAGCAATATTTCTAGCGTTTTTGGTCGTTTGGGCCTGCGCAGTAAAACAATCCAACAAAGCCAATCACCCCGATGTGGTAATTTATGGAGGAACATCAGCAGCCATTACTGCAGCGGTGCAGTTGGCGCAAATGGATAAAAATGTGCTTATTGTGTGCCCCGAAAAACACATTGGCGGCCTATCAGCAAGTGGTCTTGGTTTTACCGATGTGGGTGATAAAAGTGTAATTGGCGGCCTTTCGCGCGAGTTTTACCATCGTGTTTACCTGCATTATCAAAACGATGAAGCCTGGAAATGGCAGCCACGCAGTGAATACGGCAACCAGGGGCAGGGTACCACAGCCATTAACGACAGCATGCAAACCATGTGGACTTTTGAGCCACATGTAGCCGAAAATATTTTTGAAGAATTTGTAGCCGAAAATAACATCACTATTCTTCGCGATGAATGGCTCGACCGCGAAAACGGCGTTGAAGTCATAGATGGAAAAATCAAATCAATTACCATGTTAAGTGGTAAGAAATTTGAAGCCGAAATTTTTATGGACGCCACTTACGAAGGCGACCTCATGGCAGCGGCCGGGGTGAATTATCATGTTGGCCGCGAAGCCAATAGCGTGTACAACGAAACCTGGAATGGAGTACAAAAAGGTGTTTTTCATCACGGTCATAACTTTCACCATCAACAGTTAAATATCAGCCCTTATGTAATACCGGGCGACCCATCTAGTGGTGTTTTGCCCCGTATTTCTACCGAGCCTCCGGGCGAAAATGGTTCAGGAGACAAACGCATTCAGGCTTATAACTACCGACTTTGTACGACCAATGCCGAAGGAAATTACGTGCCTTTCGAAAAACCTGAAAATTATGACCCTGCACAATACGAGTTGCTGCGCCGGGTTTTCCGTGCCGGACGTCATTCTATGTTTGGCGGTGGTAAAATTCCCAACGGCAAACGCGATGTAAACAATGTTGGTCCTTTCAGCTCCGACAATATCGGTATGAACTACGATTACCCCGAAGCATCGTACGAAGAACGTAAAGTAATTCTTCAGGAACACATTGATTACCATCAAGGCCTGCTGTATTTCTGGTGTACCGACGAAAGTGTACCGGAAAACCTACGGTTGAAAATGAGAAAATGGGGCCTGGCAAAAGACGAATTTGTGGATAACAACCACTGGCCTTACCAGATTTATGTGCGCGAAGCACGCCGTATGCTCGGAGAGTTTGTTATGACAGATAACGAAATTCTGGGTAAAAAGCCCGTTGATAAATCTATTGGGATGGGCTCGTATGCAATGGATTCGCACAATACCCAGCGTTATATTACAGAAGAAGGTTATGTGCAAAACGAAGGCGACTTGGGTGTTGAACCTCCGGCGCCCTACCAGATTCATTTGGGAACCATTGTGCCAAAGCGCGAAGAGTGTAAAAACTTGTTAGTACTTACCGCAGTATCAAGTTCTCATATTGCTTTTGGTTCTATTCGTATGGAGCCCGTATTTATGGTGCTGGGGCAAAGTGCCGGTGTTTTAGCGGGCATGGCAATGGAGAAAGGTGTGGATTTACACGAAGTTGATTACCATGAATTGGCAGATCAGCTTCATGCGGCAGGACAGATTCTGGATATTTCAAATAAATAG
- a CDS encoding GDSL-type esterase/lipase family protein, translated as MSVLINVDAQVINAGVAGNTSTDLLARIERDVISLNPDLVIVMVGTNDMLNSKKMASYKTYASNLSEIVRKLKQNSAQVILMAPPPVDSVFLFERHDRKLFHEIPNVKLDSVRQIITRIAKKEQVGYIDIYQKFLNLNLPQHNQDLFIMNPQNSGYRDGVHPTALGYHFIAENVFQFLQKNKLFEKGDKVLCFGDSITFGSKVKGSGTAEGETYPAYLQQLIEKYLNHEK; from the coding sequence GTGTCTGTGTTAATAAATGTTGATGCACAGGTTATTAATGCCGGAGTTGCCGGTAATACATCAACCGATTTACTTGCCCGGATTGAACGGGATGTTATAAGCCTCAACCCAGATTTAGTAATTGTAATGGTAGGAACCAACGATATGCTAAATTCAAAAAAAATGGCATCGTACAAAACGTATGCATCTAATCTTTCCGAAATTGTACGAAAACTAAAACAAAACAGTGCTCAGGTAATTTTAATGGCACCACCTCCTGTCGATTCCGTTTTTTTATTCGAACGCCACGATAGAAAATTATTTCACGAAATACCAAATGTGAAATTAGACTCTGTAAGGCAGATTATTACTCGGATAGCAAAGAAAGAGCAAGTTGGTTATATCGATATTTATCAAAAATTTCTGAATTTAAATTTGCCCCAACATAACCAAGACCTGTTTATTATGAACCCTCAAAACAGTGGTTATCGCGATGGTGTTCACCCAACAGCTTTGGGCTATCATTTTATTGCTGAAAATGTATTTCAGTTTTTGCAAAAAAACAAACTGTTTGAAAAAGGGGATAAGGTGCTGTGCTTTGGCGACTCTATAACCTTTGGCTCGAAAGTAAAAGGAAGCGGAACAGCTGAAGGGGAAACTTATCCGGCTTATTTACAACAATTAATAGAAAAATACCTGAATCATGAAAAATAG
- a CDS encoding sialate O-acetylesterase has protein sequence MKPRHLLFILIWILPQVISAEVKLNALFANRMVVQQDTEIPMWGWADPMEKITIETSWGEKVETTAKTDSTWRVTLKTPKAGGPFQITVMGKNKIVLEDVLSGEVWLCTGQSNMDFAMEKFVNDAREEKYQPLVEHIRKLVATENDPWIRHIEVPQTTSVFEKKKNFEADWRSVNPEEIGKITATGYFFAKELKRILNVPIGIVECSWGGTRIQPWLSEEAYKSDEELKEYFEHSRTKIKEQIATLGDAESYIDTSYQQKYKAWVDGGKKTNRPYPRTHPLKDKQLQATLHNGMISAIVPFAIKGVVWYQGEGNSHFKEEEYEKYFKLMINSWREEWGQGDFPFYWAQLAAYEVPDERSDNGWAMVNDHLRRGLELPNTGMAVLYDIGEAKDVHPHNKMDAGIRLSMLALKNDYGITELVANGPLYISSKVVGNKMIVEFKDAGKGLMVGNKHLNYPTKEVDEPLSWFEILDENGSWKPAEAKIIAKDKIEVSNPNIDKPVAVRYAWSSNPEGANLYNRNGLPAAVFTTEE, from the coding sequence ATGAAACCAAGACATCTTCTCTTTATTCTGATCTGGATTTTGCCGCAGGTAATTTCTGCCGAAGTAAAATTAAACGCTTTGTTTGCCAACCGGATGGTTGTGCAGCAAGACACTGAAATCCCTATGTGGGGATGGGCCGATCCAATGGAAAAAATTACCATTGAAACCAGTTGGGGCGAAAAGGTAGAAACCACTGCCAAAACCGATAGCACATGGCGTGTGACGTTAAAAACACCCAAAGCCGGAGGTCCGTTTCAAATTACAGTTATGGGCAAAAACAAAATTGTTTTAGAAGATGTGTTATCGGGTGAAGTGTGGTTGTGTACTGGGCAATCGAACATGGATTTTGCCATGGAAAAGTTTGTTAACGATGCCCGCGAAGAAAAATACCAGCCCTTAGTCGAGCATATTCGGAAATTAGTTGCGACTGAAAACGACCCTTGGATTCGACACATCGAGGTTCCGCAAACAACTTCTGTTTTCGAGAAAAAGAAAAACTTTGAAGCCGATTGGAGAAGTGTAAACCCTGAGGAAATTGGAAAAATAACGGCTACAGGTTATTTCTTTGCCAAAGAGTTGAAACGAATACTGAATGTGCCAATTGGCATTGTTGAATGTTCGTGGGGAGGAACCCGCATTCAGCCCTGGTTGTCGGAAGAAGCTTATAAATCGGATGAAGAATTAAAGGAATATTTTGAACATAGCAGAACAAAAATTAAAGAACAAATTGCCACTCTGGGCGATGCTGAAAGCTATATTGATACATCCTATCAACAAAAGTACAAGGCATGGGTAGATGGGGGCAAAAAAACAAACCGACCTTATCCGCGAACGCATCCTCTAAAGGACAAACAATTACAAGCCACTCTGCACAATGGAATGATTTCGGCAATTGTTCCTTTTGCAATTAAAGGTGTGGTATGGTATCAGGGCGAAGGCAATTCACATTTTAAAGAAGAGGAGTACGAAAAATATTTCAAGCTAATGATTAACAGTTGGCGAGAAGAATGGGGTCAAGGAGATTTCCCATTCTATTGGGCTCAACTTGCCGCCTACGAAGTTCCCGATGAACGTTCGGATAATGGATGGGCAATGGTAAACGACCACCTGCGCCGTGGACTGGAGCTGCCTAATACGGGCATGGCAGTTTTATACGACATCGGCGAAGCAAAAGACGTGCACCCACACAATAAAATGGATGCCGGAATTCGTCTGTCGATGTTGGCCTTAAAGAATGATTATGGGATTACTGAACTTGTGGCAAATGGTCCACTTTATATAAGCTCTAAAGTTGTTGGCAACAAAATGATTGTTGAATTTAAGGACGCAGGCAAAGGTTTAATGGTGGGCAATAAACATCTTAATTATCCTACAAAAGAAGTGGACGAACCATTGAGCTGGTTTGAAATTTTAGACGAAAACGGAAGCTGGAAACCTGCTGAAGCGAAGATTATAGCCAAAGATAAAATTGAAGTTTCAAATCCGAATATTGATAAACCTGTTGCTGTGCGTTATGCCTGGTCATCGAATCCGGAAGGAGCAAATTTATATAATAGAAATGGATTGCCCGCGGCAGTATTTACAACTGAAGAATAG
- a CDS encoding glycoside hydrolase family 3 C-terminal domain-containing protein, with the protein MKTCLLLLIFTLSFGSLCAQTKQDETPRYFDLALDFETRAADLVQHMTLDEKIDQLGNKAPAIPRLGILEYDWWNEALHGVARAGNATVFPQAIGMAATFDTDMMKQVADIISDEARAKHHEALRNNDYRRYRGLTFWSPNINIFRDPRWGRGHETYGEDPYLTGQMGIQFVKGLQGDDPKYLKLVATAKHYAVHNGPEPERHVFNVVPNARDLWETYLPAFKDLMVDAKAYSLMGAYNRVDGESSCASWLLLEDILRNKWGFEGYVVSDCGAIRDIHKFHKIVNTPEEAAAIGVRKGCDLNCGSVYQTALKKAIELGYIDEGELDLSVYRLMLARMKLGMFDPPEMVPFAQIPFEKNDCEAHDEVALKMAQKTMTLLKNDGVLPLNKRKIKRIAVVGPNADNPRSLLGNYAGTPSHPVTVINGIKNAVGKDIEVTYSEGVPMVIYDVNGRDYPVVDSKYLFTIDEQGEKVQGLTGHYFNNMNLEGEPALVKVDSEVKFKWGRNESPTTTDVAQGIISADKAINADNFSVRWTGKLVAPMTGEYSLGASSDDGCRLYFDGKLIANGWFNHGKEVFFGDVELEKGKAYDITLEFYDNTSGAEVNLIWITPEEKAKEKTDPSKLSKETLADVKKADVAIFVGGLDATWEGEEMGGRTGIDGFNRGDRTKIELPKTQMDALKAMKETGTPVIFVLMSGSAMSFDGLENELDAILMAWYPGQRGGDAVADVLFGDYNPAGRLPVTFYSSTDELADFTDYNMHAGKGFTYRYYTGDALYPFGHGLSYTKFEYSNLKIDKTSISKDGEFLVSVQVQNTGELDGEEVVQLYTKDVESEKWMALKQLRKFERVALKKGEAKTVAFKLKAIEDLRYYDPMKQNYMVEPGSFEIQIGASSGDIRQKGMIVVE; encoded by the coding sequence ATGAAAACTTGTCTACTACTTCTAATTTTTACTTTATCATTTGGCTCCCTTTGTGCTCAAACAAAACAAGATGAAACACCCAGGTATTTTGATTTGGCTCTTGATTTTGAGACACGTGCCGCTGATTTAGTTCAGCATATGACCTTAGATGAAAAAATAGATCAGTTAGGGAACAAAGCTCCGGCGATTCCTCGCTTGGGTATATTAGAATATGATTGGTGGAACGAAGCTTTGCATGGTGTTGCCCGGGCAGGAAATGCAACAGTATTTCCTCAAGCTATTGGTATGGCAGCAACATTTGATACTGATATGATGAAGCAAGTTGCCGATATTATCAGCGATGAAGCAAGGGCAAAACATCACGAAGCACTCCGAAATAATGACTACAGAAGATACAGGGGCTTGACATTTTGGTCTCCCAATATTAATATTTTCAGAGACCCACGTTGGGGACGCGGGCACGAAACTTATGGTGAAGATCCCTATCTAACCGGACAAATGGGCATTCAGTTTGTGAAAGGTTTGCAAGGCGATGATCCTAAATATTTAAAATTAGTTGCTACAGCAAAACACTATGCTGTACACAACGGCCCAGAACCTGAACGACATGTATTTAATGTAGTACCAAATGCCCGCGATTTATGGGAGACCTATTTGCCCGCATTTAAAGATCTAATGGTTGATGCAAAAGCTTATTCATTAATGGGAGCCTATAATCGTGTTGATGGAGAATCATCATGTGCCAGTTGGTTGTTGTTAGAAGATATCCTTCGCAATAAATGGGGCTTTGAAGGCTATGTGGTTTCAGATTGTGGCGCTATTAGGGATATTCATAAATTTCATAAAATAGTTAATACCCCTGAAGAAGCCGCTGCAATAGGCGTTCGTAAAGGCTGTGATTTGAATTGTGGAAGCGTGTATCAAACGGCGTTGAAAAAGGCTATTGAATTGGGGTATATTGACGAAGGTGAATTAGACCTATCGGTTTATAGGTTGATGTTAGCCAGAATGAAACTGGGAATGTTTGACCCACCGGAAATGGTTCCTTTTGCGCAAATTCCTTTTGAAAAGAATGACTGCGAAGCACATGATGAAGTTGCGTTGAAAATGGCGCAAAAAACAATGACACTTCTGAAGAATGATGGTGTTCTTCCCTTGAATAAAAGAAAAATAAAACGAATTGCTGTTGTAGGTCCAAATGCTGATAATCCGCGATCTTTGCTTGGAAATTATGCAGGCACGCCGTCCCATCCGGTTACAGTAATTAATGGCATTAAGAATGCGGTGGGCAAAGACATCGAAGTTACTTACTCCGAAGGTGTACCAATGGTGATTTATGATGTAAACGGAAGAGACTATCCTGTTGTCGATAGCAAGTACTTATTTACAATTGATGAGCAAGGCGAAAAAGTACAAGGATTAACCGGTCACTATTTTAATAATATGAATTTGGAGGGTGAGCCAGCTTTAGTTAAAGTAGATTCTGAAGTAAAATTTAAATGGGGGAGAAATGAATCACCAACGACTACCGATGTGGCACAAGGTATTATAAGTGCCGATAAAGCTATTAATGCCGACAATTTTTCTGTTCGTTGGACAGGGAAATTAGTTGCTCCGATGACTGGTGAATATAGCTTAGGAGCATCATCAGATGATGGATGCAGGCTTTATTTTGATGGTAAACTCATTGCTAATGGTTGGTTTAATCATGGCAAGGAAGTATTCTTTGGAGATGTTGAATTGGAAAAAGGGAAAGCCTATGATATTACGTTAGAATTTTATGATAACACATCGGGAGCAGAAGTAAATCTGATATGGATTACGCCGGAAGAAAAAGCGAAGGAGAAAACAGATCCAAGCAAACTTTCGAAAGAAACCTTAGCAGATGTTAAAAAAGCCGATGTTGCCATTTTCGTAGGTGGACTGGATGCCACATGGGAAGGTGAAGAGATGGGAGGAAGAACCGGTATTGATGGTTTTAATCGTGGTGACCGTACTAAAATTGAACTGCCAAAAACCCAAATGGATGCGTTAAAAGCCATGAAAGAAACCGGAACCCCGGTAATATTTGTCCTGATGTCTGGTAGTGCAATGTCGTTTGATGGGTTAGAAAATGAATTGGATGCAATTCTCATGGCCTGGTATCCCGGGCAACGTGGTGGCGATGCTGTTGCCGATGTCTTATTCGGTGATTATAATCCTGCTGGCAGATTACCTGTTACCTTTTACTCATCAACAGATGAATTGGCTGATTTTACTGATTACAATATGCATGCGGGCAAAGGGTTTACCTACAGGTATTATACAGGAGATGCGCTTTACCCATTTGGGCATGGCTTGAGCTATACCAAATTTGAGTATTCTAATCTAAAAATAGATAAGACTTCGATTAGTAAGGATGGTGAATTTTTAGTTTCGGTACAAGTACAGAATACTGGGGAATTGGATGGTGAAGAAGTTGTGCAGCTTTATACAAAGGATGTGGAGTCAGAAAAATGGATGGCTTTAAAGCAACTTCGGAAATTCGAGCGAGTTGCACTAAAAAAAGGGGAAGCGAAAACAGTTGCTTTTAAGCTAAAAGCGATTGAAGACTTACGTTATTACGATCCGATGAAGCAAAACTATATGGTTGAACCGGGTAGTTTTGAAATTCAAATTGGAGCATCGAGTGGTGATATCCGACAGAAAGGGATGATCGTTGTTGAATAA
- a CDS encoding DUF1961 family protein — MKNRVLFILMVFIVFLNACHQKEPTDFAGLNKSKAWQLQFEDECTANWQQNWFKDGLISVVEQDENGMDLIAGPVNRDDAHHTVLWTKQSFKGDIKIEFEYTRTDSQIVNVNILYIQAQGIGKEGRGADITEWNAYRDTANMWKYYFYMDPLHVSYAAFPMVNDDPENDYIRIRKYPAETQEKFKDTEILPAYFNTGLFLPDVTYKITVIKTDAKLYFNVKGNGDEKLFSWDLSDGQSPKEGRIGLRHMYTRSARYKNFKVWTK; from the coding sequence ATGAAAAATAGAGTTCTGTTTATATTAATGGTGTTTATAGTTTTTTTGAATGCATGCCATCAAAAAGAACCAACCGACTTTGCCGGTCTAAACAAATCTAAAGCCTGGCAACTCCAGTTCGAAGATGAGTGTACCGCTAACTGGCAGCAAAACTGGTTTAAAGATGGCCTGATTTCAGTGGTAGAGCAGGACGAAAACGGCATGGACCTAATTGCTGGTCCTGTTAACCGCGACGATGCCCACCACACTGTACTTTGGACAAAACAATCGTTTAAAGGCGATATAAAAATAGAGTTCGAATACACCCGCACCGACAGTCAGATTGTAAATGTAAACATCCTGTACATTCAGGCACAAGGCATTGGCAAAGAAGGTCGCGGTGCCGACATTACCGAATGGAACGCCTACCGCGACACGGCCAATATGTGGAAATATTATTTCTATATGGATCCGCTTCACGTTAGCTATGCGGCTTTCCCAATGGTAAACGACGACCCTGAGAATGATTACATACGAATTCGTAAATATCCAGCTGAAACACAAGAGAAATTTAAGGATACTGAGATTCTTCCAGCGTACTTTAATACTGGCTTGTTTTTGCCCGATGTTACCTACAAAATAACGGTGATTAAAACAGATGCAAAATTATATTTTAATGTGAAAGGAAACGGTGATGAAAAGCTATTCTCCTGGGATTTAAGCGATGGGCAATCGCCAAAAGAAGGACGCATTGGTTTGCGCCACATGTACACCCGCTCGGCAAGGTATAAGAATTTTAAGGTTTGGACGAAATAA